The following proteins are encoded in a genomic region of Alistipes shahii WAL 8301:
- a CDS encoding SDR family NAD(P)-dependent oxidoreductase has translation MQKQALITGATSGIGRATALRLAKEGYAVIATGRRADRLATLRAEIEAAGGRCTTLAFDVRSEEEVRRNLSPLENIDLLVNNAGLAAGLEHIDLGDTRDWDAMIDTNVKGLLYVTRVIAPKMVAAGRGHIFNIGSIAGTEAYENGAVYCASKHAVHAISQSMRADLLSAGIKVTEIRPGMVETEFSEVRFHGDKKRADAVYDGVEPLTGADIAEAIAWAAQLPAHMNVNDMVLMPSQQAGAYYTHRKTKQTTL, from the coding sequence ATGCAAAAACAGGCATTGATTACGGGAGCCACTTCGGGCATCGGACGCGCCACGGCGCTCCGGCTGGCAAAGGAAGGATACGCCGTCATCGCCACGGGCCGCCGGGCCGACCGGCTCGCGACGCTGCGCGCGGAGATCGAAGCGGCGGGCGGCCGCTGCACGACGCTCGCCTTCGACGTGCGCTCCGAGGAGGAGGTGCGCCGCAACCTCTCTCCGCTCGAAAACATCGACCTGCTGGTCAACAACGCGGGTCTCGCCGCCGGACTGGAGCACATCGACCTGGGCGACACGCGCGACTGGGACGCCATGATCGACACCAACGTCAAGGGGCTTCTCTACGTCACGCGCGTCATCGCGCCCAAGATGGTCGCCGCGGGCCGCGGGCACATCTTCAACATCGGCTCGATCGCCGGGACCGAGGCCTACGAGAACGGCGCGGTCTACTGCGCCTCGAAACACGCCGTGCACGCCATTTCGCAGTCGATGCGCGCCGACCTACTTTCGGCCGGGATCAAGGTGACGGAGATCCGCCCGGGAATGGTCGAGACCGAATTTTCCGAAGTGCGTTTCCACGGCGACAAGAAGCGCGCCGACGCGGTTTACGACGGCGTCGAACCGCTCACCGGCGCCGACATTGCGGAAGCAATCGCATGGGCGGCACAATTACCCGCCCATATGAACGTTAATGATATGGTGCTGATGCCCTCGCAGCAGGCGGGAGCGTATTACACGCACCGGAAAACAAAACAGACAACGCTATGA
- a CDS encoding DNA/RNA non-specific endonuclease: MKQLSILFRGTLGFPFPVSGAFALCLLLLASCGGDDSSDEGYAAIESASFTFDETTPANNAVRVIANTGWQVFWTPESAAVRVEPVSGSGNGVFYVRDMPKGASVQVGVRAASGKTSGKPVTVTRAADAVGVTLSVAPGNLDFNPAGENRITVTSNAAWQASCPDAALKFSPASGTGDGVITVSDVPAGKRCVLTVTAGTGSDAKSETVEIVRRADVQDDPFFTLDFGDGAGGVWADGNQEWKTQTGAGASTVSYEVYNMRINNDNFGSAGKYAGASGKAYAKLFYDPAKTYFTIAHIALPVAETDYTLSFGAIFEAGDMTLAISADGKSWKPLTYTAAPTYNTWTLTRVGFTLKEPVGELYIRFSPTGTERAYGLNFDDIRLSAGGGGQQVDLGTTVAGYRWAELPATPADMTHKKIHTFWASTVTSKQYLRNYTYCYDTRRHSPLWIAHPQHACYQEGGWTRPATDPWAQDPNMTVGEQAVMWPIDGRAKSLVSDTPEGPYQWQRGHLLASSYRGCGDKNNPAEINKQTFLACNISAQRMDNSKAFQTLWAAAERRFTDQYVCADTLYCVSGAYFADENTRAYDYSWISGDVRCSPVGYSKECIVPTHYYKLLLRTRSGNLRKPIQECSAGELKAVGFWFENADVIKGSTAPTLGAEFMVSVEEIEKITGFTFFPDVPAEVKRQCVPSDWGF, encoded by the coding sequence ATGAAACAACTCTCCATTCTCTTTCGCGGCACGCTGGGTTTCCCCTTCCCGGTTTCAGGGGCGTTCGCCCTGTGCCTGCTGCTGCTCGCCTCGTGCGGCGGCGACGACTCTTCGGACGAGGGCTATGCCGCCATTGAATCCGCATCGTTCACCTTCGACGAAACGACTCCGGCGAACAATGCGGTCCGTGTGATCGCCAACACCGGGTGGCAGGTTTTCTGGACGCCCGAGTCGGCTGCCGTCCGGGTGGAACCCGTCTCGGGTTCCGGTAACGGAGTGTTCTACGTGCGGGACATGCCCAAGGGCGCTTCCGTTCAGGTGGGCGTGCGCGCCGCCTCGGGCAAGACCTCGGGCAAGCCGGTCACCGTGACCCGCGCCGCCGATGCCGTCGGGGTGACGCTCTCGGTCGCTCCCGGCAACTTGGATTTCAACCCCGCGGGGGAGAATCGCATTACGGTAACTTCCAATGCTGCGTGGCAGGCTTCGTGTCCCGATGCGGCGCTCAAATTCTCGCCCGCCTCGGGTACGGGCGACGGGGTGATCACCGTCAGCGACGTTCCTGCGGGCAAGCGTTGCGTGCTTACCGTCACTGCCGGAACGGGTTCGGACGCCAAGTCGGAAACCGTGGAGATCGTTCGCCGGGCGGATGTTCAGGACGATCCTTTCTTCACGCTCGATTTCGGCGACGGAGCCGGCGGGGTCTGGGCCGATGGCAATCAGGAGTGGAAAACCCAGACCGGGGCGGGAGCCTCGACGGTGAGCTATGAGGTCTACAACATGCGCATCAACAACGACAATTTCGGTTCGGCGGGCAAGTACGCCGGTGCTTCCGGGAAGGCCTATGCCAAGTTGTTCTACGACCCGGCGAAGACCTATTTCACGATCGCGCATATCGCGTTGCCGGTCGCCGAGACCGACTACACGCTTTCGTTCGGGGCGATTTTCGAGGCGGGCGACATGACCCTTGCGATCAGCGCCGACGGCAAGAGCTGGAAACCGCTGACCTATACGGCTGCTCCGACCTACAACACCTGGACGTTGACCAGGGTGGGCTTCACGCTGAAGGAGCCGGTCGGCGAGCTGTACATCCGCTTCTCGCCGACGGGTACGGAGCGCGCCTACGGACTGAATTTCGACGACATCCGGCTCTCGGCAGGCGGCGGCGGTCAGCAGGTCGACCTCGGGACGACTGTCGCCGGCTACCGCTGGGCGGAACTTCCCGCGACGCCCGCCGATATGACCCATAAGAAAATCCACACTTTCTGGGCCTCGACCGTCACTTCGAAGCAGTATTTGCGCAACTACACCTACTGCTACGACACGCGCCGCCACAGTCCGCTGTGGATCGCCCATCCGCAGCACGCCTGTTATCAGGAGGGCGGCTGGACGCGTCCGGCCACCGATCCCTGGGCGCAGGACCCGAACATGACCGTCGGGGAGCAGGCCGTGATGTGGCCGATTGACGGAAGGGCCAAGTCTCTCGTCTCGGATACGCCCGAGGGGCCTTATCAATGGCAGCGCGGCCATCTGCTGGCATCGAGCTACCGCGGATGCGGCGATAAGAACAATCCGGCGGAGATCAACAAGCAGACATTCCTCGCCTGCAATATTTCGGCTCAGCGGATGGATAACAGCAAGGCGTTCCAGACCCTCTGGGCGGCGGCCGAGCGGCGGTTTACCGATCAGTATGTCTGCGCCGATACGCTCTATTGCGTTTCGGGCGCCTATTTTGCCGACGAGAATACCCGGGCCTACGATTACAGCTGGATTTCGGGCGATGTGAGGTGTTCGCCCGTGGGGTATTCGAAAGAGTGCATCGTGCCGACCCATTACTACAAGCTGCTGCTGCGTACCCGTAGCGGCAACCTCCGCAAGCCGATTCAGGAGTGCTCGGCCGGCGAGTTGAAGGCCGTGGGGTTCTGGTTCGAGAATGCCGACGTGATCAAGGGGTCGACGGCGCCGACGCTGGGGGCCGAATTCATGGTGTCGGTCGAGGAGATCGAAAAAATCACGGGCTTCACCTTCTTCCCCGACGTTCCCGCCGAAGTCAAGCGGCAATGCGTCCCCTCGGATTGGGGATTCTGA
- a CDS encoding zinc metallopeptidase — MIALLQAGYYAEPHAARYDAATMGMFVLIIAIGVIGFIVQARLQSVFKKYSKVQFPGGLTGAEVAEKMLRDNNIHNVKVTHVGGHLTDHFNPQTMTVNLSDSVYSSSSVAAAAVAAHECGHAVQHARGYAPLTLRSQLVPVVQFASTAATWVIILGLVILASTQNELLCWIGVGMIAMSALFSLITLPVEYNASARAVEWLQTSRTMQGAQLAQAKEALSWAARTYLVAALSAIASVLYYVFLILGRRD, encoded by the coding sequence ATGATTGCCCTGCTCCAGGCAGGTTACTATGCAGAGCCGCACGCCGCGCGCTACGACGCCGCGACGATGGGCATGTTCGTCCTGATCATCGCCATCGGCGTCATCGGGTTCATCGTGCAGGCGCGCCTGCAATCGGTGTTCAAGAAGTATTCGAAGGTGCAGTTCCCCGGCGGGCTGACCGGCGCCGAGGTCGCCGAGAAGATGCTGCGCGACAACAACATCCACAACGTGAAGGTGACGCACGTGGGCGGACACCTCACCGACCATTTCAACCCGCAGACGATGACCGTCAACCTGAGCGACTCGGTCTACTCGTCGTCGAGCGTCGCCGCCGCGGCCGTGGCGGCCCACGAGTGCGGCCACGCCGTGCAGCACGCCCGCGGTTACGCCCCGCTGACGCTGCGTTCGCAGCTGGTTCCCGTCGTGCAGTTCGCCTCGACGGCCGCCACGTGGGTCATCATCCTGGGTCTCGTCATCCTCGCCTCGACGCAGAACGAACTGCTGTGCTGGATCGGCGTGGGCATGATTGCCATGTCGGCCCTCTTCTCGCTCATCACGCTGCCCGTCGAGTACAACGCCTCGGCCCGCGCCGTGGAGTGGCTCCAGACCAGCCGCACGATGCAGGGAGCACAGCTCGCGCAGGCCAAAGAGGCCCTCTCGTGGGCGGCCCGCACTTACCTCGTAGCGGCGTTGAGCGCCATCGCGTCGGTGCTTTACTACGTCTTCCTGATCCTCGGACGGCGCGACTGA
- a CDS encoding MBOAT family O-acyltransferase, translating into MTFPATDGITDRLQALFAYDASSPLIFSSGLFLFLFAGFLLVYSVFRRAPMARIVYVIAFSLYFYYKSSGIYFLLLVFAAASDFLIARGIYRARFRWTKRWLVVLSVAVNLGMLGYFKYTNFLIDISNQLFGQGFLQFQNIFLPVGISFFVFQSMSYTIDIYRGQLKPLSNWLDYLFYLSFFPQLVAGPIVRARDFIPQIRQNPVVVTREMFGTGVFLILTGLFKKAIISDYISLNFVDRIFDEPLLYSGFECLMGIYGYALQIYCDFSGYSDMAIGIALLLGFRFPKNFDAPYKSATITEFWRRWHISLSTWLRDYLYISLGGNRKGRIRTYGNLLLTMLLGGLWHGAAVRFILWGGLHGAALALHKLWMALVPGAKATGAQMHWWSRAAGMLLTFNIVCLGWLMFRAESMQTVSLMLHQIFENFNAAMIPQVVTGYAAVFALIAAGYILHLLPSAVDAVAQRIVVHAPLVLQVLMAAAMIWCVMQIKSSDIQPFIYFQF; encoded by the coding sequence ATGACCTTTCCCGCAACGGACGGCATCACCGACAGGCTCCAGGCGCTGTTTGCCTACGACGCCTCCTCGCCGCTGATTTTCAGCAGCGGGCTGTTCCTGTTCCTCTTCGCGGGATTCCTGCTCGTTTACAGCGTCTTCCGCCGCGCACCGATGGCCCGCATCGTCTACGTCATCGCCTTCTCGCTCTATTTCTACTACAAGTCGAGCGGCATCTATTTCCTGCTGCTCGTCTTCGCCGCGGCGAGCGACTTCCTGATCGCCCGGGGCATCTACCGGGCGCGCTTCCGGTGGACGAAACGCTGGCTGGTGGTATTGAGCGTCGCGGTGAACCTCGGCATGCTGGGGTATTTCAAGTACACGAACTTCCTCATCGACATCTCCAACCAGCTGTTCGGACAAGGCTTCCTGCAATTCCAGAACATCTTCCTCCCGGTCGGCATCTCGTTCTTCGTTTTCCAGTCGATGAGCTACACCATAGACATTTACCGCGGCCAGCTGAAGCCTTTGTCCAACTGGCTCGACTATCTCTTTTACCTGTCGTTCTTTCCGCAGCTGGTGGCCGGCCCGATCGTCCGCGCCCGGGACTTCATCCCGCAGATCCGGCAGAACCCGGTCGTGGTCACGCGCGAGATGTTCGGCACGGGCGTCTTCCTGATCCTCACGGGCCTGTTCAAAAAGGCGATCATTTCGGACTACATCTCGCTCAACTTCGTCGACCGCATCTTCGACGAACCGCTGCTCTACTCGGGATTCGAGTGCCTGATGGGCATCTACGGCTATGCGCTGCAAATCTACTGCGACTTCTCGGGCTATTCGGACATGGCCATCGGCATCGCCCTGCTGCTGGGCTTCCGCTTCCCGAAGAACTTCGACGCACCCTACAAGTCGGCGACGATCACCGAGTTCTGGCGGCGGTGGCACATCTCGCTCTCGACGTGGCTGCGCGACTACCTCTACATTTCGCTGGGCGGCAACCGCAAGGGCCGCATCCGGACCTACGGCAACCTGCTCCTGACGATGCTGCTGGGCGGACTGTGGCACGGCGCAGCGGTGCGTTTCATCCTCTGGGGCGGACTGCACGGCGCGGCCCTGGCGCTGCACAAACTCTGGATGGCCCTCGTTCCGGGCGCCAAGGCCACCGGAGCGCAGATGCACTGGTGGAGCCGCGCGGCGGGCATGCTCCTGACGTTCAACATCGTCTGCCTGGGGTGGCTGATGTTCCGCGCCGAGTCGATGCAGACCGTCTCGCTGATGCTGCACCAGATTTTCGAAAACTTCAACGCCGCGATGATCCCGCAGGTCGTGACGGGCTACGCCGCCGTCTTCGCGCTGATCGCCGCGGGTTACATCCTGCACCTGCTGCCGTCGGCCGTCGACGCCGTCGCGCAGCGGATCGTGGTCCATGCGCCGCTGGTTCTGCAGGTCCTGATGGCCGCGGCGATGATCTGGTGCGTCATGCAGATCAAATCCAGCGACATACAGCCGTTTATCTATTTCCAGTTCTGA
- the lysS gene encoding lysine--tRNA ligase — translation MAIELSEQEQLRRQSLTALRNLGIEPYPAARYEVTATAREIADNYDDAKKNFQDVRIAGRIMSRRIMGSASFFELQDHTGRIQVYIRRDDICPEGDPTLYNTVFKKLLDIGDFIGVEGFVFHTNTGELSVHCRKFTVLSKSIRPLPVVKEKDGKTFDAFTDPEVRYRQRYLDLIVNPQVKETFVRRARIMATMREFFNERGYIEVETPILQPIPGGASARPFITHHNSLDIDLYLRIATELYLKKLIVGGFDGVYEFGKNFRNEGMDRTHNPEFTCMEIYVAYKDYLWMMEFTEQMLERVAMAVNGTTELTIDGKPISFKAPFRRLTMTDAIREKTGYDITGRSEEELREACKQLNVEVDETFGKGKLIDAIFGQYCEEELIQPTFITDYPREMSPLCKRHRSNPDLTERFELFVNGKELCNAYSELNDPIDQLERFQEQLRLSEKGDDEAMFIDMDFVRALEYGMPTCSGMGIGIDRLTMFMTDQSSIQDVLFFPQMRPEKKVVNDPAEAYTAIGVPEEWVPVIQKMGYLTVESLRKLAPGKFFNDLCGFNKKNKLGLKAPSIDEVKAWLN, via the coding sequence ATGGCAATCGAACTCAGCGAACAGGAACAGCTTCGCAGGCAGTCGCTCACGGCGTTGCGCAACCTGGGCATCGAACCCTACCCCGCCGCCCGTTACGAAGTGACGGCCACGGCGCGCGAAATCGCCGATAACTACGACGACGCGAAGAAGAATTTCCAGGACGTCCGCATCGCCGGCCGCATCATGTCGCGCCGCATCATGGGCAGCGCCTCGTTCTTCGAGCTACAGGACCACACGGGCCGCATTCAGGTCTACATCCGCCGCGACGACATCTGCCCCGAAGGCGATCCGACGCTCTACAACACGGTTTTCAAGAAACTGCTCGACATCGGCGACTTCATCGGCGTGGAGGGATTCGTCTTCCATACCAACACCGGAGAACTGTCGGTGCACTGCCGTAAGTTCACCGTGCTGTCGAAGTCGATCCGCCCGCTGCCCGTCGTCAAGGAGAAGGACGGCAAGACGTTCGATGCCTTCACCGACCCGGAGGTGCGCTACCGCCAGCGGTATTTGGACCTGATCGTCAACCCGCAGGTGAAGGAGACCTTCGTCCGCCGCGCCAGGATCATGGCCACGATGCGCGAGTTCTTCAACGAACGGGGCTACATCGAGGTCGAGACCCCGATCCTCCAGCCCATCCCCGGCGGCGCATCGGCGCGTCCGTTCATCACCCACCACAACTCGCTCGACATCGACCTCTACCTGCGCATCGCCACGGAACTTTACCTCAAGAAACTGATCGTCGGCGGATTCGACGGCGTCTACGAGTTCGGCAAGAACTTCCGCAACGAGGGCATGGACCGCACGCACAACCCCGAGTTCACGTGCATGGAGATTTACGTGGCCTACAAGGACTACCTCTGGATGATGGAGTTCACCGAGCAGATGCTCGAACGGGTGGCCATGGCCGTGAACGGCACGACGGAGCTGACGATCGACGGCAAGCCGATCTCGTTCAAGGCCCCGTTCCGCCGTCTGACGATGACCGACGCCATCCGCGAAAAGACCGGCTACGACATCACGGGCCGCTCGGAGGAGGAGCTGCGCGAAGCGTGCAAGCAGTTGAACGTCGAGGTCGACGAGACCTTTGGCAAGGGCAAGCTGATCGACGCCATCTTCGGGCAGTACTGCGAGGAGGAGCTGATCCAGCCCACCTTCATCACGGACTACCCGCGCGAGATGTCGCCGCTGTGCAAGCGTCACCGCTCGAACCCCGACCTGACGGAGCGTTTCGAACTGTTCGTCAACGGCAAGGAGCTGTGCAACGCCTATTCGGAGCTGAACGACCCGATCGACCAGCTGGAGCGTTTCCAGGAGCAGTTGCGTCTCTCGGAGAAGGGCGACGACGAGGCCATGTTCATCGACATGGACTTCGTGCGCGCGCTGGAATACGGCATGCCGACCTGCTCGGGAATGGGCATCGGCATCGACCGGCTGACGATGTTTATGACCGACCAGTCCTCGATCCAGGACGTGCTGTTCTTCCCGCAGATGCGCCCCGAGAAGAAGGTCGTGAACGATCCCGCGGAGGCCTACACCGCCATCGGCGTTCCCGAAGAGTGGGTTCCGGTGATTCAGAAGATGGGGTACCTCACCGTCGAGTCGCTCCGCAAACTCGCCCCCGGCAAGTTCTTCAACGACCTGTGCGGATTCAACAAGAAGAACAAGCTCGGACTGAAAGCCCCCTCGATCGACGAGGTCAAGGCGTGGCTGAATTAA
- a CDS encoding phosphatase PAP2 family protein → MNCDHNLFLALNFDGGPFMDRLMLTVSGTTMWLPLYALILWLVWRRDGWRNVILFTALMIAALVLSDMISGIFKHNGVLGGLLPDFEPRWRPMFTPALEGLEIAPDSLRKLRWLTPDSLAAAGITHDWVVHVPVEAVSGRFGTVSAHAAVIVTLAVLSASVIRRRWFTGLMVLSTLLICYSRIYLGKHYPMDLVWGTAVGIALGLAAFWTYRRLSRPKKELQ, encoded by the coding sequence ATGAATTGCGACCATAACCTCTTTTTAGCCCTGAATTTCGACGGCGGCCCCTTCATGGACCGCCTGATGCTGACCGTCTCGGGCACGACGATGTGGCTGCCGCTCTACGCGCTGATCCTCTGGCTCGTGTGGCGCCGCGACGGATGGCGCAACGTCATCCTCTTCACGGCGCTGATGATCGCCGCGCTGGTCCTCTCGGACATGATTTCGGGAATCTTCAAGCACAACGGCGTGCTGGGCGGGCTGCTGCCCGACTTCGAACCGCGCTGGCGGCCGATGTTCACCCCCGCGCTCGAAGGGCTGGAGATCGCTCCCGACTCGCTGCGCAAACTGCGCTGGCTGACGCCCGACTCGCTCGCCGCCGCGGGCATCACACACGACTGGGTCGTACACGTCCCCGTCGAGGCCGTGAGCGGCCGCTTCGGGACCGTCTCGGCCCATGCGGCGGTCATTGTCACGCTGGCCGTGCTGTCGGCCTCGGTCATCCGCCGGCGGTGGTTCACGGGACTGATGGTTCTCTCCACCCTCCTGATCTGCTACTCACGCATCTATCTGGGCAAACACTACCCGATGGACCTCGTGTGGGGTACGGCGGTCGGCATCGCGCTGGGACTGGCGGCCTTCTGGACCTACCGGAGACTGTCCCGCCCAAAAAAGGAGCTGCAATAG